In Dreissena polymorpha isolate Duluth1 chromosome 11, UMN_Dpol_1.0, whole genome shotgun sequence, the genomic window GTTCTGCACCTAAAACCTGCTTTTGAAACATATACTTGAATaaagttattttaagaaaatatactTACGTTCAAAAGAAAATGtatgcagaaaaaaataattatagtgTCAACTTCTAAATACTGTGGTATGAATcggcatgttttaaataaaatcgaAGACTGATGAAACTACCATCGAGCAAGTCGTTATACAAAATTACGTGTTAAGGTTTTTGCCCAATACAACACTTTCTAACACCGGTGATCCCAATTTCTGTGCCAAGTAAAATGTCGTGTTGTTTTATTTCGGCTCAAATGTACGAATACGgtctttaaaactttattaaATGCCGAGCATAGTTCCTTCTACATTTCCTTTAAAACCATATTTCAACACCCATGTCACTAATTTCTAAACAAATCCACATTTATCCTTATTATGTTGAACTTTGCATTCAATCACGTAGATTGCTGTCTACTGCATCGTTTTGATATatacttgatttaaaaagtatgttcGTAACATATGCATCTTAATGAGACTTCGATGGACCAGTGATTGTTTGcagttttttttggcccgattttatagccgaaattcggctatgttcccaatcccaaaaagtatacttttttcccaaaatgtggcaaaaaatgcccaattatttttttttataaagaagtgtctaatgggtattttatatcaattttaaatcaattacatcttacaaagtattatatgattttgttcttttaatttgaatgattataaagagttatgtaaAATTTAGTATATCCCTTATCAGTGGActtttttgtggaaaaaaaaggctaatgaatttattttcccaatttcatgaaaatgccgataaaattcccaattccaaagccatgggctgtcttcccaaaaagtggaaaaaaaactggTTTGATATCGGCAAAATCAAATGAATACGGGCCGATATGACATCCAGGCCTTTCTTTCTCGTAATATAAacatgaaattaaatttaaaaataaacaatattccgTCGCCATCTTTctattgtgaaaataataatttatccaTTTACAGTGACGCGTTTTCAAGGAAGACGACACAGCAGatgggggtaatcacgtgacgatCAACATGGCAACGCCCGTGCCGAAACGGtttttttcgtcgttttatactcTTTATTACCCTTGTTGAAATTGTAAATGAccttttccagccatattagttAGAACGTGATAAgcttttatttcgtattaatattcgctttatatatcgagatataagtcgagatatagaacgaataataatacgaaataaacgccaaTAATTGTATTGCTGATatgtctggaaagtgagcggcatgtaatacaagttttaaaaggtataaaacagcgatcaatacctgtctcggcatgaacgtcgccatcttgatcaTCATCTGATCACCCATCTAACTATGTAACGGTGCGAATTTATATTGATACGAAATACAGCACCTACATTGCATCTTCACGGTGTTTTATTGACAATCGTGTGAGGTAATTTTGAATATGGATTTGAGCCATGTTCTGTGAAAaagatgtttaatgcatgtgcgttaagtgtcgtctcagaataGCAGTCCTGCACATGATATTAAGGGACGAGACTTTCGCGTTAaaatgatttttgctaaaaacgaGATATacaacaaaagcggaaagtgtcgtccccgattagcgtgtgcggactgcacaggctaatctgagacgacactttacgcacatgcattaaacccactgtTCACAAAGCACGGTCCAGTTATATTTCCGATCCTGGTTATGACACGTTCGGTCCTCTTAATATCAGATCAAGTCACCCAGCATTTAACCATATGTGTTACTAGTTATAGTTATACGTTCCATACTAGTATTTCTGGGTTATGCCGCTGCGGAGATTTCAATGTTTTGAGTCGCAGTTCATTGTTTGGAAGACACGCAAAGGCAACTCTATAAGTGTTGATTATTTTAGGGTTTATTTCCACAAAGTATTAAGTTTAACAGTAATAATAACAATAGTCCATAACACAGTTCTGATACACAGtttaaattattaagttaaattaatgttttattataataatgtttgcCTATAACTTTAATGAAGTATATCACACAGAACTCACAAAGTCAAGTTTCACAAAGTAAGGCTAAATTCTATCTATGTTTTCATGTGCACTATTCTTCACTTTCATACTAGGTTTCTTAGTGAGGTGTCAAAGTGACAGAcatcataaaacatataagaTAAAAATCAATTTGGATAATGTGCAATTAAGCTAACATAAAATTGTCCCAATTGACTTACAATTGTTTGCCAACGGCAATTTGACACTAGAGTATGAATTGGCTACTATAATGTGCCTTTGAACAAAACATACTTATGTTATTAAAATGCCAATAAAGATGTTGTCAGTTTTTTTACCTGACCTTAGTtgacattataaataataatcataaagtttcattcaattTCAAACACAAAGGTTACTAtttcaaaatcagataaaaatggCCTTTAATTATGTAACATTATACAACAATTAGAAtcaaccaaaatatatttttctttattatatttgttaacatcattattattatacttaaagtattaattaaaagtagtttgatttattttaaaagaaaagtgaactataaattatgttattaatgGGATGCATAACATCTGTAAACTTGAGCAAACCTGAAAAATAATAGCATAGTTCGCGTTTGTGTCCGACATGTTTGAACTGAGTTAGTGTTATCCGCATTCAGCTCTTGTTGATTGCAGGCAATTTCTAAATTGTTTGGCAGAGAAGAGCGCAATACGTAAGCATTAACCGCATAAAAACACGAACTCCTTTAAAAAAGAGCctgtttctgggaaaactgggcgcaatgcatttgggtaaagtgtcgtcacatagtAGCCCGTGTAGTGGCATATGCTGAACAGGtccacactttccacttttttgacttaaaaaaataagtatcttcaaataaaaaatgcattaaagtCGGAGCGTGAAGTcaaggattagcctgtgcggactgaatagAATAATCTTAGCACTTACCGCACATGGATCTTGCGCAACTTTTACAGGACGAGGCTAAATTACAGGACTGAATTTCCAATGATATCTTACCTAGAATTGCGGAATCTCCTGTCCAGACAGTAAGGGTTCACTCTGACCTATACCGTCTGACCTATACTTGCAGAGTCTCCTGTCCCGGCAGTTAGGGTTCACTCTGACCTATACCGGTTCCAAGCTCGAGCGCACCGAGCATGGCTTGGAGAAGGAAATACGCAGGGAAAGCTGCGCCCCACCACGGAAGAATACGATTACGAGGTACACTagttaaaattaattttttagATCGATTTTCACCGAAGGCTTTTTGATTGCTGTTGAGTGCGTTTTCTGcatagaaccaatacttggtgtcttttgggggagatcgaaagaacgctcgctcaatggggatcgaacccgtgacctctcggtctctaggcggacaccatatccgttACGTCACGGCGAGATACTTAACAGTGCTACTCAGTATCAGGGAAATAACATGGTGCGATACATTATAAAAATTTGAGATATATTATTAGTAAATAGGGATAATACAATTCTTAGACGCGTTACTtgggctcattgggtcattgtcgacctgaaatggcttgaagtcacccgaaGCGGATTcgtgtcaccctggggtgacttcaagccgattctagtcacccggtcggcttgaagtcatcccaaggtgacatgaatcggcttgaagtcaccctagggtgacaaaaatcggcttctagtcaccccgggtgacttcaagccatttcaggtcgacaatgacccaatgcgctaaattcattgggtcattgtcaacctgaaatggcttgaagtcaaccGGGGAGTTttgaagccgattcatgtcaccctagggtgacttcaagccgattctagtcacccggtcggcttgaagtcaccccagggtgacatgaatcggcttgaagtcacccaagggtgacaagaatcggtttatagtcacccccgggtgacttcaagccatttcaggtcgacgaTGACCCAATGCGCGTTATTTGGCACTTGGGATAAGACGATTTTATAATACGTTTCTGGGCACGTGGGATGCCCAGATTTTGAGATACGTAACTGGGCACTGAGAATATTATAGCGAGATACGTAACTGGGCACTTAAGAGAATACCATGGTGAGGTACGTAACTGGGTACTTAAGAGAATAATATGACGAGGAACGTAACTGGGTACTGAGAATATTAGGACGAGATACGTCATTGGGCACTTGATAGAATATTATGGCGATATACGTAACTTGGTTCTTAAGAGAATAATATGGCGAGATACGTAACTGGGTACTTGAGAGAATAATATCGCGAGGTAGGTAACTGGGTACTTAAGAGAATAATATGGCGAGGTACGTATCATGGCACTTGAGAGAATAATATGGCGAGGTACGAGACTGCGCAGTTGAGAGAATAATATGGCGAAATACGTAACTAGGTACTTCCTAAATAAGAAATGGTGATTGTTTAAATGTCCTTCCAGAAATCAagctttacaaaaaataatcacgCAGCCCACATTTGTAAACAAACACAAAGCGCACAGCAGTGCAATTCACTGTAAAAAGTATTTACAGAGAAGCTACTACTGTAAAAATTTTAAAATTGCGGGACAATTATATAACACAGAAGGTACTACTGTAAACTTATTAAACTCTGTGGAATATTCATTTTCGTAGATTTCGTGCGTTGACCAATTTAACAAAAACTCGTCGGAAAATGACTGACGAAGATACTTCGTTTTTTTCTCTCTAAAATCACATATCAACTAATTTACGTGTCCACGAAGAAAGTATATAAAAACGAAATCACGAAATATACATGCCGACGAATATAAATGgtccgcgctctgtgaaaatggggttttatgcatgtgcgtaaaaatccagtataggcggaaagtgtcgtccctgattagcctgtgtggactgcgcaggctaatcggggacgacactttacgcacatgcatttaacccccttttcacagagcatggctcaaatgAACATCGTTCGTTTGATTGTTTCAAAGACTGCGCAATGACGGGGAGTTAATCCTGCACAGTAAGGACGTGCTGATGTTGATCGTGGTGTTGAATTTAGTGGATTGTTGCCTCGTCCTCGGAGAGCTGATTCTCGATATCCACTATATAACAGGTTCGAAAATGTATTAAACTATAAATCCGCCTTGAAACTTATGTGATGCATTTTTTAAGACATAAAACGTTCGAAAAAAAACTCCATTAAATACCTGAATTTAATTTTCGCTATGTACAACCATCAACAACCAAAAACGTATGTGTCGTTATTGTATATACCGGCACATACACGATGTAGATGCATTCATCTTCCATAAAAAGTATATGGTAGATTATTAAATATGTACAATGTTCGGAAATGTATTCATTCGCCGTAAAACTCGCGTGTTGTATGTGTTACtatatacaataatcaaaaatgaATTCATCCGCCTTTTTTTCCTAAAACTAAAGGTGTTTTGATATAAACGATTGAACTCCCATGACAGTTATATTAACGCCGGATAGACATTCACTGATAAACTGATTAGTTACGAGGATTTCGTTGCAATTTTATTGTGCGAAGCCATGTTGTGTATGTTTGCTCGTGCATGTCCATATACAGTGTACGTGTATCTGTTTGTACCTGCAGGGTCTTGACAACGGGTATATTCTACAATGGGTTCGTTTTGGGAAAATAGGGTTGAATTCATGTGCGTTGAGCTCTGTCCAAGTTCAGCATTTAAAGGAAGCCTTTGCTTAGCGAAATTCAAGTTTAAACTTAAATGGTTCGTGTACTGTTTTCTGCAGTAATTACAGAACACATATTACATATCAAGGTTCAAATCCTTCGCTGGTTAAGTAGGATCGATCAGTTTGACACTAAAATGGTTCCAAACTTCAGATTGTTTCTTAGATTTTTTAGGAAAGGGAACAAATTCTTCTCTGACCGACATATTGAATGAAGTGCCTATACACATACGTATTACGATCGCTGATTGGTTTGTTTTATCCAATAAAAAAGCTCGTTTCAGCAGGGGTAAACAGAAATGgtctagtaaaaaaaaaatatcgaaTGATCGGTACGGTCAAAAATTCGTCAACTTTTCGTCGACTCGACTTTTTCATCGTCATCGTCACGCCAGCAGCAATTCGTTGAAGACGCGTCGACCATCTGATTAATCAACTCACCACTAGTAAGCGcttatattgtattaatattcgctctatagcTCGACTAAACTCGCTGCGAACTTGTTTAGCGGTTCACACAATTACAGCTTCTGCTAAGAAAATTCGgaacgagtaaagtcgagataagagcgaatattaatacgaaataaacgctttcttTCTGTTACGGCTGGAAAGTTAGCgccatttaaacaattaatacaacttattaagggtatacaacggcgaaaaatacctgtctcggcatggacgtcgcaatCGTGTTTTTCAAGTGGATACGGGTACAAAAGTAATGTATGCAATAACAACTTCAATAACATAGAAGTGCTGATCACCCACCGCTGCCACCGCACCCCACAGCCAGCAACATCGTACATAATATACCGAAGACGGTGTATGATACCCGGCACACCCATGGTGGTTCCCACGGTACAGCGGGTCACTCGGTGTGGGAGGACATGGCGCACGGCCTTCACAATGCCAGTATCACGATCCTCTGAATCCTGTTTTTTGAGGTAGGATAGGATTGGGGAGCAATGGAAGTTGTATCTATGTACATGTTGAATAAAGAACATTGACCCTGTCAGGACAGAAATTCTCCATCAGTATGTGAGcgtcgttctgggaaaatgggcttaatCCATGCGTTTCATTCCAGACTCTGCACTTCGCACGGGCTAATTAGGAACGAACCATTTCGCCTTAAGTGCTTTGTTTtctaagatgagacttccttgAATCTAAAAATATCGTAAAatcggaaagtttcatccctatTAGaatgtgttgactgcacaggtttatctgtgacgacattttacgcacatgcattaagcccagttttcccagaacgaggctcctATAGGAAACGACAATTCAGAGACATTGCCAAAAGATAAATTCCTATAAACCTACAGCAGTATTTTATTGCAAGCTAGTGACCGACACAATATGTAATACATGGCAATTTAGTCTGCACATAATGCAACCCCATGCGCAGAGAGCCAGCACACCTTGAAACAACATGTATGAAACTGTTTGTAAAATGCATGTGCCCAGTATATTTCACATGTTCGTGTAAGTGCTTTTACACCAGACAACATGTTTCTTTATTGCGGCTTTCACTGCTCGTGCAATTTAATTAATCAAGTCTTAAACCCAAAACAATAAGATTATATGCCAGAAAACAACTTACGCGGTCATGATGTCAATGAAGCATCTATCATAATTACTGATTACTGATATGTTATTTATATCATTTCAGAGCATCCTAAAAAATATTTGCATGGGAAAAGAATTCTTGTCCAAACAATTGCAGGGAAGTGTTTACGTTTTTCaatttatgtgtatttttatagCATGCATTGATGGTGTTTCTGTTTGGCACACGGGGGCATTATTCTCGAAAGCGTTCAGTACGTACCAATGTGCAATTGCGCTCagaaacttatatattttattataaacaaagggcaataactcattgAAATACTGCAATCGCAAAATCTTGACAATATTCATTGAAGCGCTCggagatatttatttttgaacaaatttgacaaaaattgAATCTAAAATTGATTACAAGTTTCGCGTGGAAGCTTGTATATGTACATTTAAACAACTGGCAATTACTCCTTAAAACGCAATCGCAAAATCTTGACAGTACTTGCTGTAGCTATttgagataattattatatatacatttgacATAATTATACGCAAAATGTATAAGAAATTGTGCTTGctcgcacacacgcacacacggacGGAACTATGCCAACCATTGCTATATCCGTAGGTATTCCGGCGGTAGATAACAAACAGTAAGCAAGCTTTAAAGATATACATATGTTGTACATCGGACATCTAGCTTCATTCGGAGAATAATGCTAATCTGCTTATCTTTTCcgcttaaaataacaaaataattaattaaaacttgGTGTTAACAGCGATGACAGAgtaagcattttttaaattttacttgcCGCGGATTCtgacatttcatttatttttcaaaatgaacgAACTCGTGTTCAGGGTGCAATGACCACAAGGTCTAgttaaaaacatgtgtttacGATCATCATGAAGTACGTTGACTCTGTTACCTTGCTTAccttgcttaaagtgtcgtccctgattagcttgcgcagtcctcacaggctaatcagggacgacacattccactCAGACATATTTATCCATCAGAAGAGATTTACACAGTACATGAAaggtgaaagtgtcgtccctgtttaacgtgagcactccgcacaggctaatcagggacgacacattccactCAGACATATTTATCCATCAGTACatgaaagctgaaagtgtcgtctctgataagcatgTTTGGACTGCAGAGGCCAAGTGAGACGACATTTagcgaacatgcattaagccccattttcccaaaccGCGGCTCATATCTGTTTAATTGCGTTTAGCTGAATACGAACAAATCACTGTTCAGTTGTTTAAATTAGTTGCATGGAAACCATTATTGTTATGAACATATCCTTTTAAGATCAAGACCGTGTAACTCATTGGATTAACACATACACAGCTTAGTAGcaacaataaaacattgttgttatttatattgtttggtGCGCGTGATTTTGTGTAATGTGTGCGTGTGTCACTTTGCGGTTGTGTGTAAACTGCGTTGTCTGACTATCCGGTTACTACAGAAGTGTGTACATGCTGAAGACCGAACCAACTTTAATAACTTTTCTTGAAAACCCCAAATGTCCAAATTATAGACATAACTAAAAATACCTAACTTTCAGTCTAGTTAAGATCATGAGGTATG contains:
- the LOC127850267 gene encoding uncharacterized protein LOC127850267 isoform X1 — its product is MLYISLLSRQLGFTLTYTGSKLERTEHGLEKEIRRESCAPPRKNTITRLRNDGELILHSKDVLMLIVVLNLVDCCLVLGELILDIHYITEVLITHRCHRTPQPATSYIIYRRRCMIPGTPMVVPTVQRVTRCGRTWRTAFTMPVSRSSESCFLRSDSGGAGSRTHPA
- the LOC127850267 gene encoding uncharacterized protein LOC127850267 isoform X2, whose protein sequence is MLYISLLSRQLGFTLTYTGSKLERTEHGLEKEIRRESCAPPRKNTITRLRNDGELILHSKDVLMLIVVLNLVDCCLVLGELILDIHYITEVLITHRCHRTPQPATSYIIYRRRCMIPGTPMVVPTVQRVTRCGRTWRTAFTMPVSRSSESCFLR
- the LOC127850267 gene encoding uncharacterized protein LOC127850267 isoform X3 produces the protein MLYISLLSRQLGFTLTYTGSKLERTEHGLEKEIRRESCAPPRKNTITRLRNDGELILHSKDVLMLIVVLNLVDCCLVLGELILDIHYITEHPKKYLHGKRILVQTIAGLTVAVRDHEHIRLKMLYKEEKMISAQLERLEETKN